In the Athene noctua chromosome 25, bAthNoc1.hap1.1, whole genome shotgun sequence genome, one interval contains:
- the LOC141970361 gene encoding kinesin-like protein KIF18B isoform X1 → MMLGPPPQEGSVAVVVRVRPRASCERERAARPVLHVVDQHILVFNPEEHSGPPSSVLPTHGPKHHSKDLKFVFDRVFGEGATQEEVFQHTTHALLDSVLNGYNCSVFAYGATGAGKTYTMLGSEESPGIMYLTMVELYKRIEARQEEKSCEVLVSYQEVYNEQIHDLLEPKGPLAIREDPEKGVVVQGLSFHQPASAEQLLEMLANGNRNRTQHPTDANSTSSRSHAIFQIYVKQQDCTGGLAGDLRVAKMSLIDLAGSERASVANTKGERLREGANINRSLLALINVINALAEAKSRKSHIPYRDSKLTRLLKDSIGGHCRTIMIAAVSPSVLAYEDTYNTLKYAGRAKEIKVSLKSNVTSSDGHVSKYAVTCERLRAEVADLRAKLRVYEDAARESQNQALAPLAPSGFPEGLPRLEEAVPQTSVAQRGSDGEQQELGAGQSVGMPMELEEEAPEERPPSSPRAAHQTDVQLEGKTPRCLLQGLSGSRAETLLAAVLNVARKQYALLKAAALLTPAMVSEFEDLERLVSQEAGVSGEQATSAKGAAEIGGASPAQRMQQGCEAQVSVAVPSTPGMSGTVQRLQDLAAPCSPTSVAPGPIKKRGTTTSHMSPVSSAAQNRRTLPAVPIHNLNETFEVSNSSGSPSVAEAAASSLPEFSIWESVQSHLNKQDGPVVPQACAPVSAVKGSSIPRPSVVSKAPAQKRSRVESAAPPTLGGLQSCSTPRSAQPSRAPPLPGRRLGKPSARSTTGCKSVPCGRAGTKRALDQPPSGSEHPAGPLSWKGSRRTTKELVALGSAPPAPTPQPMKLLC, encoded by the exons atgatgctggggcccccgccccaggagggctctgtggctgttgtggtgcGTGTGCGGCCCCGCGCTTCCTGTGAGCGAGAGCGGGCCGCACGCCCCGTCCTGCATGTCGTTGACCAGCACATCCTCGTCTTCAACCCTGAAGAGCACAGTGGcccccccagcagtgtgctgcccactcacgggcccaagcaccacagcaaggacctgaagtttgtctttgaccgagtttttggggagggggccacgcaggaggaggtgttccagcacaCCACCCACGCGTTGTTGGACAGCGTCCTCAATGGCTACAACTGCTCCG tgtttgcctacggtgcgacaggagcagggaaaacctacaccatgctgggctcggaggaaagccctggcatcatgtacctcaccatggtggagctgtacaagaggatcgaggccaggcaagaggagaagagctgtgaggtgctcgtctcctaccaggag gtgtacaacgaacagattcatgacctgctggagcccaagggccctctggccatccgggaggatcctgagaaaggagtcgtggttcagggtctctccttccaccag cccgcgtcggcagagcagctgctggagatgttggccAACGGCAACAGGAACCGGACGCAGCATCCCACCGACGCCAACAGCACCTCCTCCCGCTCGCACGCCATCTTCCAG atctacgtgaagcagcaggactgcactggcggcctcgctggcgacctgcgagtggccaagatgagcctgatcgacctggcaggctcggagcgagcttcggtcgccaacaccaagggagagcggctccgggagggcgccaacatcaaccgctcgctgctggccctcatcaacgtcatcaacgccttggctgaggcaaag agcaggaaaagccacatcccgtaccgggacagcaagctcacacgcctgctgaaggactccatcggcggccactgccgcaccatcatgatcgccgccgtgagtccctccgtcctggcctacgaggacacctacaacaccctcaagtacgccggccgggccaaggagatcaaggtgtcg ctgaagagcaatgTGACCAGCTCTGACGGCCACGTTAGTAAATACGCCGTCACCTGCGAGCGGCTGAGAGCGGAG GTGGCAGATCTGCGGGCGAAGCTCCGGGTCTATGAGGACGCTGCCCGGGAgtcacagaaccaggctctggcgccgctggctccctccggcttcccagaggggctgcccag gttggaggaagctgtcccacagaccagcgtggctcagaggggcagtgatggagagcagcaggagctgggagctggacagtctgttgggatgccaatggagctggaggaggag gctccagaggaaaggcctcccagcagccccagagcagcccaccagacagacgtccagctggaagggaagacaccaaggtgccttctgcaggggttgtctggcagccgggcagagac gctcctggctgccgtcctgaacgtTGCCCGAAAGCAATACGCCCTCCTGAAGGCTGCCgccctcctcactcctgccatggtctccgaatttgaggacctggagcgcctggtcagtcaggaggctggtgtaagcggggagcaagccacgtctgcaaagggagccgcagagatcggcggggccagccctgcccagaggatgcagcagggctgtgagg cccaggtgtctgtcgccgtgcccagcacccccgggatgagtggcaccgtgcagcgcttgcaggacctcgctgccccctgcagccccacgtcgGTGGCTCCTGGCCCGATTAAGAAGAGGGGGACTACAACAAGTCACATGTCCCCGGTGTCATCGGCTGCCCAAAACCGCCgcacgctgcctgctgtgcccaTTCACAACCTGAACGAGACTTTTGAAGTCTCCAACAGCAGTGGTTCACCCAgcgtggccgaggcagctgcctccagcctgccagaattctccatctgggagagcgtccagagccacctaaacaagcaggacggccccgtcgtgcccca AGCCTGTGCCCCGGTGTCTGCCGTGAAgggttcctccatccccaggccctCCGTGGTCTCCAAAGCCCCTGCGCAGAAGCGGAGTCGAGTGGAGAG cgctgctccccccaccctgggtgggctccagagctgcagcaccccgagatctgcgcagccctcccgcgcccctccgctcccgggcaggcgcctggggaaaccctctgcccgcagcaccacgggctgcaagagcgttccctgcggcagggcaggcaccaagcgggcgctggaccagcccccttccgggtcag agcatcctgcgggccctctctcctggaagggcagcagaaggaccaccaaagagctcgtggccctgggcagtgccccccctgctcccaccccccagccaatgAAGCTCTTATGCtga
- the LOC141970361 gene encoding kinesin-like protein KIF18B isoform X2 — translation MLGSEESPGIMYLTMVELYKRIEARQEEKSCEVLVSYQEVYNEQIHDLLEPKGPLAIREDPEKGVVVQGLSFHQPASAEQLLEMLANGNRNRTQHPTDANSTSSRSHAIFQIYVKQQDCTGGLAGDLRVAKMSLIDLAGSERASVANTKGERLREGANINRSLLALINVINALAEAKSRKSHIPYRDSKLTRLLKDSIGGHCRTIMIAAVSPSVLAYEDTYNTLKYAGRAKEIKVSLKSNVTSSDGHVSKYAVTCERLRAEVADLRAKLRVYEDAARESQNQALAPLAPSGFPEGLPRLEEAVPQTSVAQRGSDGEQQELGAGQSVGMPMELEEEAPEERPPSSPRAAHQTDVQLEGKTPRCLLQGLSGSRAETLLAAVLNVARKQYALLKAAALLTPAMVSEFEDLERLVSQEAGVSGEQATSAKGAAEIGGASPAQRMQQGCEAQVSVAVPSTPGMSGTVQRLQDLAAPCSPTSVAPGPIKKRGTTTSHMSPVSSAAQNRRTLPAVPIHNLNETFEVSNSSGSPSVAEAAASSLPEFSIWESVQSHLNKQDGPVVPQACAPVSAVKGSSIPRPSVVSKAPAQKRSRVESAAPPTLGGLQSCSTPRSAQPSRAPPLPGRRLGKPSARSTTGCKSVPCGRAGTKRALDQPPSGSEHPAGPLSWKGSRRTTKELVALGSAPPAPTPQPMKLLC, via the exons atgctgggctcggaggaaagccctggcatcatgtacctcaccatggtggagctgtacaagaggatcgaggccaggcaagaggagaagagctgtgaggtgctcgtctcctaccaggag gtgtacaacgaacagattcatgacctgctggagcccaagggccctctggccatccgggaggatcctgagaaaggagtcgtggttcagggtctctccttccaccag cccgcgtcggcagagcagctgctggagatgttggccAACGGCAACAGGAACCGGACGCAGCATCCCACCGACGCCAACAGCACCTCCTCCCGCTCGCACGCCATCTTCCAG atctacgtgaagcagcaggactgcactggcggcctcgctggcgacctgcgagtggccaagatgagcctgatcgacctggcaggctcggagcgagcttcggtcgccaacaccaagggagagcggctccgggagggcgccaacatcaaccgctcgctgctggccctcatcaacgtcatcaacgccttggctgaggcaaag agcaggaaaagccacatcccgtaccgggacagcaagctcacacgcctgctgaaggactccatcggcggccactgccgcaccatcatgatcgccgccgtgagtccctccgtcctggcctacgaggacacctacaacaccctcaagtacgccggccgggccaaggagatcaaggtgtcg ctgaagagcaatgTGACCAGCTCTGACGGCCACGTTAGTAAATACGCCGTCACCTGCGAGCGGCTGAGAGCGGAG GTGGCAGATCTGCGGGCGAAGCTCCGGGTCTATGAGGACGCTGCCCGGGAgtcacagaaccaggctctggcgccgctggctccctccggcttcccagaggggctgcccag gttggaggaagctgtcccacagaccagcgtggctcagaggggcagtgatggagagcagcaggagctgggagctggacagtctgttgggatgccaatggagctggaggaggag gctccagaggaaaggcctcccagcagccccagagcagcccaccagacagacgtccagctggaagggaagacaccaaggtgccttctgcaggggttgtctggcagccgggcagagac gctcctggctgccgtcctgaacgtTGCCCGAAAGCAATACGCCCTCCTGAAGGCTGCCgccctcctcactcctgccatggtctccgaatttgaggacctggagcgcctggtcagtcaggaggctggtgtaagcggggagcaagccacgtctgcaaagggagccgcagagatcggcggggccagccctgcccagaggatgcagcagggctgtgagg cccaggtgtctgtcgccgtgcccagcacccccgggatgagtggcaccgtgcagcgcttgcaggacctcgctgccccctgcagccccacgtcgGTGGCTCCTGGCCCGATTAAGAAGAGGGGGACTACAACAAGTCACATGTCCCCGGTGTCATCGGCTGCCCAAAACCGCCgcacgctgcctgctgtgcccaTTCACAACCTGAACGAGACTTTTGAAGTCTCCAACAGCAGTGGTTCACCCAgcgtggccgaggcagctgcctccagcctgccagaattctccatctgggagagcgtccagagccacctaaacaagcaggacggccccgtcgtgcccca AGCCTGTGCCCCGGTGTCTGCCGTGAAgggttcctccatccccaggccctCCGTGGTCTCCAAAGCCCCTGCGCAGAAGCGGAGTCGAGTGGAGAG cgctgctccccccaccctgggtgggctccagagctgcagcaccccgagatctgcgcagccctcccgcgcccctccgctcccgggcaggcgcctggggaaaccctctgcccgcagcaccacgggctgcaagagcgttccctgcggcagggcaggcaccaagcgggcgctggaccagcccccttccgggtcag agcatcctgcgggccctctctcctggaagggcagcagaaggaccaccaaagagctcgtggccctgggcagtgccccccctgctcccaccccccagccaatgAAGCTCTTATGCtga